A window of Tripterygium wilfordii isolate XIE 37 chromosome 7, ASM1340144v1, whole genome shotgun sequence contains these coding sequences:
- the LOC120001339 gene encoding proline-rich receptor-like protein kinase PERK2 gives MFNSELLNFRQEQRKSGIWGAKPRCEKTLDSLSIPPYSYRTTVFMESPSATLYLLILGLVFVISALPVDSQPQNEAPQSPPSVTTPPPSSSPPPPLTPPPPPHPSMPPQPSPPPPSQPPTSPPPRPPLSPTPPPPPSKHLSSPPPLGYGERNRRRRSLRPPPPSKSNKLNTGKKIGLLFAGLAGILQIGVVGFLVYKRRQLLKVRNRYETCT, from the coding sequence ATGTTCAATTCCGAGCTCTTGAATTTCCGGCAAGAGCAGAGGAAATCAGGAATCTGGGGGGCCAAACCCAGATGCGAGAAGACATTGGATTCCCTTTCTATACCCCCCTATTCGTATCGAACCACGGTTTTCATGGAATCACCATCAGCGACATTGTATCTTCTAATACTAGGGCTCGTATTCGTCATCTCTGCTCTTCCTGTTGATTCACAACCACAAAATGAAGCACCACAATCACCACCAAGCGTTACCACGCCACCGCCGTCATCTTCACCACCACCTCCTTTAACGCCGCCACCACCTCCACATCCTTCCATGCCGCCACAACCTTCACCTCCGCCCCCATCTCAGCCGCCGACTTCACCTCCACCACGGCCGCCGCTATCTCCTACTCCACCTCCTCCGCCATCAAAGCATTTGTCATCACCTCCTCCCCTTGGGTATGGGGAGAGAAACAGGAGGAGGAGGTCTCTgcgaccaccaccaccatccaaAAGCAACAAGCTCAATACAGGGAAGAAAATTGGATTGTTGTTTGCTGGTCTTGCCGGAATCTTGCAGATTGGTGTTGTTGGGTTCTTGGTTTATAAGAGGAGGCAGCTTTTGAAGGTCAGAAATAGATACGAAACTTGCACATGA